One Numida meleagris isolate 19003 breed g44 Domestic line chromosome 6, NumMel1.0, whole genome shotgun sequence genomic region harbors:
- the PIDD1 gene encoding p53-induced death domain-containing protein 1, translating into MQKMAELLGLRDERGEGASEAPALTGSWLADNRLTLDVCPDGCCRLRWLFERQQAEVVQVELLRLSSNNRLLDTVLGILPRLKRLKSLVLKGGHVRDEFGSCQHGSLTTLPPDFGTLRYLTHLDLSFNSLSTLPSCIPCLTSLRALLVSHNNLVALPENFGSLSKLTFFSAMKNQLKDLPLSIGELAALEDLDLSENVLELLPEEVGNLQSCMELDLSGNRLPSIPESLANLKSLRRLHLHSNLLVTVPASLARLPNLSRLDLQNNCLRAVPPEIQTAPFVHLRGNPLGETEPSLQADESSTTELRRLFLASEEDSFTVTSEGCKVVLASGIRFCFPPGAASDPLQIYFRTLAPDPRWVKLRHHDVLLSRVLELQPHGVKFQQEVEIWMPYASPETLHQREVVVRTFSGQSWSDLRTQVEKKRKSKKHVAHCSVLHFSWFLVVSRLVQNECKVPTEGTLLFSSVDPNIKVTFPPGVTEETRNVKLQVLPVSAEEIAELTADAGCKASPLLCLSQDSLADFLRPVKIQLPLPFGVTGLNLDRSRLHLLCGDVEGQTWDDITSQVVLEFTHLYAVFEVTHFSWYWLWYTTKTYIGGIAKKVYERLRMYQVNFIALQRKKDPEQVLLQCLPKHKVDPVLRKLQDRYQGPEPSDMVEMFEGEQFFAAFERGISIDMDRPDCVDGRLSFTFYSHLKNMKEIYVTSPVDRKGQAVKGQVSFYRGAVPESIPEDATRRRRGPDSLWLATLPIKLPRLKPRWGETSSSLNGFSFPPLNLGNAETGYLTQANLLSIARRVGADWQTIGLNLGLTYQQIERIGYNHREDLDKQILDMLFSWAQQNSEDPDCVSKLIAAMKESGRQDIADEIETIIELGRQKYRESIRRVGLEQESSTEDSAIAMT; encoded by the exons ATGCAGAagatggcagagctgctggggctcaggGATGAGCGTGGGGAGGGGGCTTCAGAGGCTCCTGCGCTCACAGGCTCCTGGTTGGCAGACAACAGACTCACTCTGGATGTTTGTCCCGACGGCTGCTGTCGGCTGCGCTGGCTGTTTGAGAGGCAACAGGCAGAGGTGGTGCAGGTGGAGCTCCTCCGGCTCAGCAGTAACAATCGCTTGCTTGACACCGTGCTGGGCATCCTTCCACGTTTGAAGCGCCTGAAGTCCCTGGTGCTCAAAG GTGGCCATGTCAGAGATGAATTTGGTTCGTGTCAGCACGGCTCCCTGACAACCTTGCCGCCAGATTTTGGGACCCTTAGATATCTCACTCACTTGGATCTCAGCTTCAATAGCCTCTCCACCTTGCCCAGCTGCATCCCTTGCCTCACCAGCCTCCGTGCACTCTTGGTGAGCCACAACAACTTGGTGGCACTTCCTGAGAACTTTGGCTCTCTGAGCAAGCTGACTTTCTTCTCTGCTATGAAAAATCAGCTGAAGGACTTACCTTTGAGCATtggggagctggcagcactggagGACCTGGATCTCTCAGAAAATGTGTTGGAACTTCTCCCTGAAGAGGTTGGaaatctgcagagctgcatggaaCTGGATCTCTCTGGAAATCGGCTACCAAGCATCCCAGAATCCTTAG CCAATTTGAAGTCTCTGCGGCGGCTCCATCTTCACAGCAATCTTCTGGTGACAGTCCCTGCATCGCTCGCCAGACTGCCCAACTTGTCCAGGCTTGATCTGCAGAATAACTGCCTCCGTGCTGTCCCCCCTGAGATCCAGACTGCACCGTTCGTGCACCTCCGAGGCAACCCCTTAGGAGAAACTGAGCCGTCCCTGCAGGCTG ATGAATCCAGTACCACAGAGCTACGGAGACTGTTCCTTGCATCAGAAGAGGATAG ttttaCAGTGACCTCTGAAGGTTGCAAAGTGGTCCTGGCCTCTGGCATCCGTTTCTGCTTTCCACCGGGGGCTGCCTCTGACCCTCTGCAGATCTACTTCCGAACCCTGGCACCAGACCCTCGATGGGTGAAGCTGAGACACCATGATGTCCTGCTGAGTAGagtcctggagctgcagcctcatGGGGTCAAATTCCAGCAG GAGGTAGAGATCTGGATGCCATATGCCTCCCCAGAAACTCTTCACCAGCGTGAGGTGGTAGTTCGGACCTTTagtgggcagagctggagtGACCTGAGAACACAAgtggagaagaagagaaagtcAAAG AAGCACGTGGCTCATTGTAGTGTCCTTCACTTCTCCTGGTTCCTTGTTGTGTCTCGACTTGtgcaaaatgaatgcaaagtGCCAACAGAGGGGACTTTGCTCTTTTCCAGTGTGGATCCAAACATCAAAGTGACCTTCCCTCCTGGAGTCACTGAAGAGACTCGCAATGTCAAACTGCAG GTGCTGCCAGTCTCTGCAGAAGAGATAGCAGAACTCACAGCTGATGCAGGATGCAAAGCCAGTCCTTTGCTCTGCCTCTCCCAGGATTCCCTGGCAGATTTCCTCAGGCCCGTGAAAATTCAGCTCCCGCTCCCATTTGGGGTCACAG GGTTAAACTTGGATCGGTCAAGGCTACATCTTCTTTGTGGGGATGTGGAGGGCCAAACTTGGGATGACATCACCAGTCAAGTGGTGCTGGAATTCACCCATCTTTATGCAGTATTTGAAGTCACCCACTTCTCCTG GTACTGGCTGTGGTACACCACCAAGACCTACATTGGAGGCATTGCTAAGAAAGTTTATGAGCGGTTACGTATGTACCAGGTGAACTTCATtgctctgcagaggaagaaggacCCTGAACAAGTCCTCCTACAGTGTCTCCCCAAGCACAAG GTTGACCCAgtgctgaggaagctgcagGACCGCTACCAAGGACCTGAGCCATCTGACATGGTGGAAATGTTTGAAGGAGAGCAATTCTTTGCAGCTTTTGAGAGAGGCATCAGCATCGATATGG ATCGCCCTGACTGTGTGGATGGACGTCTCTCATTTACTTTTTACTCCCACTTGAAGAACATGAAGGAAATCTATGTGACTTCCCCTGTAGACAGGAAAGGCCAAGCTGTAAAAGGCCAG GTCTCTTTCTACCGAGGGGCAGTTCCTGAGAGCATCCCTGAAGATGCcaccaggaggaggaggggaccAGACTCCCTCTGGCTCGCTACTCTGCCCATCAAACTGCCC AGATTGAAACCCCGTTGGGGCGAGACCTCCAGTTCATTGAATggcttctccttccctcccttgAACCTGGGCAATGCTGAGACTGGCTACCTTACACAGGCAAACCTGCTGAGCATCGCCAGGCGTGTGGGAGCTGACTGGCAGACCATTGGCCTGAACCTGGGCCTGACCTATCAACAGATTGAGCGCATAGGATACAATCACAG agaagaccTTGATAAGCAAATCCTGGACATGCTTTTCTCATGGGCCCAGCAAAACTCAGAGGATCCTGACTGTGTGAGCAAGCTGATCGCAGCCATGAAAGAGAGCGGCCGCCAGGACATTGCTGATGAGATCGAAACCATCATTGAGCTGGGACGGCAGAAATACAGGGAGTCCATCCGCCGTGTGGGCttggagcaggagagcagcactgaagaCTCTGCGATAGCCATGACGTAG
- the RPLP2 gene encoding 60S acidic ribosomal protein P2 isoform X1: protein MRYVAAYLLAVLGGNESPTSKDLKKILDSVGIETDDERLNKVISELNGKNIEDVIAQGNGKLASMPAGGAVAAPAGGVSAAPAAGAAPAAAEEKKEEKKEESEESDDDMGFGLFD, encoded by the exons atGCGTTACGTTGCAGCATACCTTCTTGCAGTCCTTGGTGGCAATGAGTCCCCCACGTCAAAGGACTTGAAAAAGATCCTTGACAGCGTTGGCATCGAGACAGACGACGAACGCCTGAACAAG GTTATTAGTGAGCTGAATGGAAAAAACATCGAAGACGTCATTGCTCAGG GTAATGGAAAGCTTGCCAGCATGCCGGCTGGGGGAGCTGTGGCAGCCCCTGCTGGAGGggtctctgctgctcctgctgcaggtgctgcccCTGCTGCCG ctgaggagaagaaagaagagaagaaggaagaatctGAAGAATCTGATGATGACATGGGATTTGGCCTATTTGATTAA
- the RPLP2 gene encoding 60S acidic ribosomal protein P2 isoform X2, with translation MRYVAAYLLAVLGGNESPTSKDLKKILDSVGIETDDERLNKVISELNGKNIEDVIAQVEDFHAMFLLKRLKSSRSILTPSRLVPVPAGFRLWTTLYWKT, from the exons atGCGTTACGTTGCAGCATACCTTCTTGCAGTCCTTGGTGGCAATGAGTCCCCCACGTCAAAGGACTTGAAAAAGATCCTTGACAGCGTTGGCATCGAGACAGACGACGAACGCCTGAACAAG GTTATTAGTGAGCTGAATGGAAAAAACATCGAAGACGTCATTGCTCAGG ttgAGGACTTTCATGCCATGTTTCTGCTGAAACGCTTGAAATCCAGCAGGTCCATTCTAACTCCCAGCAGGTTGGTGCCAGTACCTGCTGGGTTTCGCTTGTGGACAACATTATACTGGAAGACTTAA